A stretch of Homo sapiens chromosome 12, GRCh38.p14 Primary Assembly DNA encodes these proteins:
- the RAPGEF3 gene encoding rap guanine nucleotide exchange factor 3 isoform X6 — MPSAQLCAALLHHFHVEPAGGSEQERSTYVCNKRQQILRLVSQWVALYGSMLHTDPVATSFLQKLSDLVGRDTRLSNLLREQWPERRRCHRLENGCGNASPQMKARNLPVWLPNQDEPLPGSSCAIQVGDKVPYDICRPDHSVLTLQLPVTASVREVMAALAQEDGWTKGQVLVKVNSAGDAIGLQPDARGVATSLGLNERLFVVNPQEVHELIPHPDQLGPTVGSAEGLDLVSAKDLAGQLTDHDWSLFNSIHQVELIHYVLGPQHLRDVTTANLERFMRRFNELQYWVATELCLCPVPGPRAQLLRKFIKLAAHLKEQKNLNSFFAVMFGLSNSAISRLAHTWERLPHKVRKLYSALERLLDPSWNHRVYRLALAKLSPPVIPFMPLLLKDMTFIHEGNHTLVENLINFEKMRMMARAARMLHHCRSHNPVPLSPLRSRVSHLHEDSQVARISTCSEQSLSTRSPASTWAYVQQLKVIDNQRELSRLSRELEP; from the exons ATGCCCAGCGCCCAACTCTGCGCTGCCCTTCTGCACCA CTTCCATGTGGAGCCTGCGGGTGGCAGCGAGCAGGAGCGCAGCACCTACGTCTGCAACAAGAGGCAGCAGATCTTGCGGCTGGTCAGCCAGTGGGTGGCCCTGTATGGCTCCATGCTCCACACTGACCCTGTGGCCACCAGCTTCCTCCAG AAACTCTCAGACCTGGTGGGCAGGGACACCCGACTCAGCAACCTGCTGAGGGAGCAGTGGCCAGAGAGGCGGCGATGCCACAG GTTGGAGAATGGCTGTGGGAATGCATCTCCTCAGATGAAG gcccGGAACTTGCCTGTTTGGCTCCCCAACCAGGACGAGCCCCTTCCTGGCAGCAGCTGTGCCATCCAAGTTGGGGATAAAG TCCCCTATGACATCTGCCGGCCAGACCACTCAGTGTTGACCCTGCAGCTGCCTGTGACAGCCTCCGTGAGAGAGGTGATGGCAGCGTTGGCCCAGGAGGATGGCTGGACCAAGGGGCAGGTGCTGGTGAAGGTCAATTCTGCAGGTG ATGCCATTGGCCTGCAGCCAGATGCCCGTGGTGTGGCCACATCTCTGGGGCTCAATGAGCGTCTCTTTGTTGTCAACCCACAGGAAGTGCATGAGCTG ATCCCACACCCTGACCAGCTGGGGCCCACTGTGGGCTCTGCTGAGGGGCTGGACCTGGTGAGTGCCAAGGACCTGGCAGGCCAGCTGACGGACCACGACTGGAGCCTCTTCAACAGTATCCACCAG GTGGAGCTGATCCACTATGTGCTGGGCCCCCAGCATCTGCGGGATGTCACCACCGCCAACCTGGAGCGCTTCATGCGCCGCTTCAATGAGCTGCAGTACTGGGTGGCCACCGAGCTGTGTCTCTGCCCCGTGCCCGgcccccgggcccagctgctcaggaagttCATTAAGCTGGCGGCCCA CCTCAAGGAGCAGAAGAATCTCAATTCCTTCTTTGCCGTCATGTTTGGCCTCAGCAACTCGGCCATCAGCCGCCTAGCCCACACCTGGGAG CGGCTGCCTCACAAAGTCCGGAAGCTGTACTCCGCCCTCGAGAGGCTGCTG GATCCCTCATGGAACCACCGGGTATACCGACTGGCCCTCGCCAAGCTCTCCCCTCCTGTCATCCCCTTCATGCCCCTTCTTCTCAAAG ACATGACCTTCATTCATGAGGGAAACCACACACTAGTGGAGAATCTCATCAACTTTGAGAAGATG AGAATGATGGCCAGAGCCGCGCGGATGCTGCACCACTGCCGAAGCCACAACCCTG tgcctctctcaccactcagaAGCCGAGTTTCCCACCTCCACGAGGACAGCCAGGTGGCGAGGATTTCCACAT GCTCGGAGCAGTCCCTGAGCACCCGGAGTCCAGCCAGCACCTGGGCTTATGTCCAGCAGCTGAAGGTCATTGACAACCAGCGGGAACTCTCCCGCCTCTCCCGAGAGCTGGAGCCATGA
- the RAPGEF3 gene encoding rap guanine nucleotide exchange factor 3 isoform X3, translating into MKVGWPGESCWQVGLAVEDSPALGAPRVGALPDVVPEGTLLNMVLRRMHRPRSCSYQLLLEHQRPSCIQGLRWTPLTNSEESLDFSESLEQASTERVLRAGRQLHRHLLATCPNLIRDRKYHLRLYRQCCSGRELVDGILALGLGVHSRSQVVGICQVLLDEGALCHASISSPPPRLGLCPPVKHDWAFQDRDAQFYRFPGPEPEPVRTHEMEEELAEAVALLSQRGPDALLTVALRKPPGQRTDEELDLIFEELLHIKAVAHLSNSVKRELAAVLLFEPHSKAGTVLFSQGDKGTSWYIIWKGSVNVVTHGKGLVTTLHEGDDFGQLALVNDAPRAATIILREDNCHFLRVDKQDFNRIIKDVEAKTMRLEEHGKVVLVLERASQGAGPSRPPTPGRNRYTVMSGTPEKILELLLEAMGPDSSAHDPTETFLSDFLLTHRVFMPSAQLCAALLHHFHVEPAGGSEQERSTYVCNKRQQILRLVSQWVALYGSMLHTDPVATSFLQKLSDLVGRDTRLSNLLREQWPERRRCHRLENGCGNASPQMKARNLPVWLPNQDEPLPGSSCAIQVGDKVPYDICRPDHSVLTLQLPVTASVREVMAALAQEDGWTKGQVLVKVNSAGDAIGLQPDARGVATSLGLNERLFVVNPQEVHELIPHPDQLGPTVGSAEGLDLVSAKDLAGQLTDHDWSLFNSIHQVELIHYVLGPQHLRDVTTANLERFMRRFNELQYWVATELCLCPVPGPRAQLLRKFIKLAAHLKEQKNLNSFFAVMFGLSNSAISRLAHTWERLPHKVRKLYSALERLLC; encoded by the exons ACACCACTCACCAACAGCGAGGAGTCCCTGGATTTCAGCGAGAGCCTGGAGCAG GCCTCCACAGAGCGGGTGCTCAGGGCTGGGAGGCAGCTGCATCGGCATCTGCTGGCCACCTGCCCAAACCTCATCCGAGACCGGAAGTACCACCTTAGGCTCTATCG GCAGTGCTGCTCTGGCCGGGAGCTGGTGGATGGGATCTTGGCCCTGGGACTTGGGGTCCATTCCCGGAGCCAAGTTGTGGGAATCTGCCAGGTGCTGCTGGATGAAGGTGCCCTCTGCCATG CCTCAatttcctctcctcccccacGCCTGGGCCTCTGCCCCCCAGTGAAACACGACTGGGCCTTCCAGGACCGAGATGCCCAATTCTACCGGTTCCCCGGGCCCGAGCCCGAGCCCGTGAGAACTCATGAGATGGAGGAGGAGTTGGCCGAAGCTGTGGCCCTGCTCTCCCAGCGGGGGCCTGACGCCCTGCTCACTGTGGCACTTCGAAAGCC CCCAGGTCAGCGCACGGATGAAGAGCTGGACCTCATCTTTGAGGAGCTGCTGCACATCAAGGCTGTGGCCCACCTCTCCAACTCG GTGAAGCGAGAATTAGCGGCTGTTCTGCTCTTTGAACCACACAGCAAGGCAGGGACCGTGT TGTTCAGCCAGGGGGACAAGGGCACTTCGTGGTACATTATCTGGAAGGGATCTGTCAACGTGGTGACCCATGGCAAG GGGCTGGTGACCACCCTGCATGAGGGAGATGATTTTGGACAGCTGGCTCTGGTGAATGATGCACCCCGGGCAGCCACCATCATCCTGCGAGAAGACAACTGTCATTTCCTGCGTGTGGACAAGCAGGACTTCAACCGTATCATCAAG GATGTGGAGGCAAAGACCATGCGGCTGGAAGAACATGGCAAAGTGGTGCTGGTGCTGGAGAGAGCCTCTCAGGGCGCCGGCCCTTCCcgacccccaaccccaggcaggaACCG GTATACAGTGATGTCTGGCACCCCAGAGAAGATCCTAGAGCTTCTGTTGGAGGCCATGGGACCAGATTCCAGTGCTCATGACCCAACAG AGACATTCCTCAGCGACTTCCTCCTGACCCACAGGGTCTTCATGCCCAGCGCCCAACTCTGCGCTGCCCTTCTGCACCA CTTCCATGTGGAGCCTGCGGGTGGCAGCGAGCAGGAGCGCAGCACCTACGTCTGCAACAAGAGGCAGCAGATCTTGCGGCTGGTCAGCCAGTGGGTGGCCCTGTATGGCTCCATGCTCCACACTGACCCTGTGGCCACCAGCTTCCTCCAG AAACTCTCAGACCTGGTGGGCAGGGACACCCGACTCAGCAACCTGCTGAGGGAGCAGTGGCCAGAGAGGCGGCGATGCCACAG GTTGGAGAATGGCTGTGGGAATGCATCTCCTCAGATGAAG gcccGGAACTTGCCTGTTTGGCTCCCCAACCAGGACGAGCCCCTTCCTGGCAGCAGCTGTGCCATCCAAGTTGGGGATAAAG TCCCCTATGACATCTGCCGGCCAGACCACTCAGTGTTGACCCTGCAGCTGCCTGTGACAGCCTCCGTGAGAGAGGTGATGGCAGCGTTGGCCCAGGAGGATGGCTGGACCAAGGGGCAGGTGCTGGTGAAGGTCAATTCTGCAGGTG ATGCCATTGGCCTGCAGCCAGATGCCCGTGGTGTGGCCACATCTCTGGGGCTCAATGAGCGTCTCTTTGTTGTCAACCCACAGGAAGTGCATGAGCTG ATCCCACACCCTGACCAGCTGGGGCCCACTGTGGGCTCTGCTGAGGGGCTGGACCTGGTGAGTGCCAAGGACCTGGCAGGCCAGCTGACGGACCACGACTGGAGCCTCTTCAACAGTATCCACCAG GTGGAGCTGATCCACTATGTGCTGGGCCCCCAGCATCTGCGGGATGTCACCACCGCCAACCTGGAGCGCTTCATGCGCCGCTTCAATGAGCTGCAGTACTGGGTGGCCACCGAGCTGTGTCTCTGCCCCGTGCCCGgcccccgggcccagctgctcaggaagttCATTAAGCTGGCGGCCCA CCTCAAGGAGCAGAAGAATCTCAATTCCTTCTTTGCCGTCATGTTTGGCCTCAGCAACTCGGCCATCAGCCGCCTAGCCCACACCTGGGAG CGGCTGCCTCACAAAGTCCGGAAGCTGTACTCCGCCCTCGAGAGGCTGCTG TGCTAA
- the RAPGEF3 gene encoding rap guanine nucleotide exchange factor 3 isoform X2, with amino-acid sequence MVLRRMHRPRSCSYQLLLEHQRPSCIQGLRWTPLTNSEESLDFSESLEQASTERVLRAGRQLHRHLLATCPNLIRDRKYHLRLYRQCCSGRELVDGILALGLGVHSRSQVVGICQVLLDEGALCHASISSPPPRLGLCPPVKHDWAFQDRDAQFYRFPGPEPEPVRTHEMEEELAEAVALLSQRGPDALLTVALRKPPGQRTDEELDLIFEELLHIKAVAHLSNSVKRELAAVLLFEPHSKAGTVLFSQGDKGTSWYIIWKGSVNVVTHGKGLVTTLHEGDDFGQLALVNDAPRAATIILREDNCHFLRVDKQDFNRIIKDVEAKTMRLEEHGKVVLVLERASQGAGPSRPPTPGRNRYTVMSGTPEKILELLLEAMGPDSSAHDPTETFLSDFLLTHRVFMPSAQLCAALLHHFHVEPAGGSEQERSTYVCNKRQQILRLVSQWVALYGSMLHTDPVATSFLQKLSDLVGRDTRLSNLLREQWPERRRCHRLENGCGNASPQMKARNLPVWLPNQDEPLPGSSCAIQVGDKVPYDICRPDHSVLTLQLPVTASVREVMAALAQEDGWTKGQVLVKVNSAGDAIGLQPDARGVATSLGLNERLFVVNPQEVHELIPHPDQLGPTVGSAEGLDLVSAKDLAGQLTDHDWSLFNSIHQVELIHYVLGPQHLRDVTTANLERFMRRFNELQYWVATELCLCPVPGPRAQLLRKFIKLAAHLKEQKNLNSFFAVMFGLSNSAISRLAHTWERLPHKVRKLYSALERLLDPSWNHRVYRLALAKLSPPVIPFMPLLLKDMTFIHEGNHTLVENLINFEKMRMMARAARMLHHCRSHNPVPLSPLRSRVSHLHEDSQVARISTCSEQSLSTRSPASTWAYVQQLKVIDNQRELSRLSRELEP; translated from the exons ACACCACTCACCAACAGCGAGGAGTCCCTGGATTTCAGCGAGAGCCTGGAGCAG GCCTCCACAGAGCGGGTGCTCAGGGCTGGGAGGCAGCTGCATCGGCATCTGCTGGCCACCTGCCCAAACCTCATCCGAGACCGGAAGTACCACCTTAGGCTCTATCG GCAGTGCTGCTCTGGCCGGGAGCTGGTGGATGGGATCTTGGCCCTGGGACTTGGGGTCCATTCCCGGAGCCAAGTTGTGGGAATCTGCCAGGTGCTGCTGGATGAAGGTGCCCTCTGCCATG CCTCAatttcctctcctcccccacGCCTGGGCCTCTGCCCCCCAGTGAAACACGACTGGGCCTTCCAGGACCGAGATGCCCAATTCTACCGGTTCCCCGGGCCCGAGCCCGAGCCCGTGAGAACTCATGAGATGGAGGAGGAGTTGGCCGAAGCTGTGGCCCTGCTCTCCCAGCGGGGGCCTGACGCCCTGCTCACTGTGGCACTTCGAAAGCC CCCAGGTCAGCGCACGGATGAAGAGCTGGACCTCATCTTTGAGGAGCTGCTGCACATCAAGGCTGTGGCCCACCTCTCCAACTCG GTGAAGCGAGAATTAGCGGCTGTTCTGCTCTTTGAACCACACAGCAAGGCAGGGACCGTGT TGTTCAGCCAGGGGGACAAGGGCACTTCGTGGTACATTATCTGGAAGGGATCTGTCAACGTGGTGACCCATGGCAAG GGGCTGGTGACCACCCTGCATGAGGGAGATGATTTTGGACAGCTGGCTCTGGTGAATGATGCACCCCGGGCAGCCACCATCATCCTGCGAGAAGACAACTGTCATTTCCTGCGTGTGGACAAGCAGGACTTCAACCGTATCATCAAG GATGTGGAGGCAAAGACCATGCGGCTGGAAGAACATGGCAAAGTGGTGCTGGTGCTGGAGAGAGCCTCTCAGGGCGCCGGCCCTTCCcgacccccaaccccaggcaggaACCG GTATACAGTGATGTCTGGCACCCCAGAGAAGATCCTAGAGCTTCTGTTGGAGGCCATGGGACCAGATTCCAGTGCTCATGACCCAACAG AGACATTCCTCAGCGACTTCCTCCTGACCCACAGGGTCTTCATGCCCAGCGCCCAACTCTGCGCTGCCCTTCTGCACCA CTTCCATGTGGAGCCTGCGGGTGGCAGCGAGCAGGAGCGCAGCACCTACGTCTGCAACAAGAGGCAGCAGATCTTGCGGCTGGTCAGCCAGTGGGTGGCCCTGTATGGCTCCATGCTCCACACTGACCCTGTGGCCACCAGCTTCCTCCAG AAACTCTCAGACCTGGTGGGCAGGGACACCCGACTCAGCAACCTGCTGAGGGAGCAGTGGCCAGAGAGGCGGCGATGCCACAG GTTGGAGAATGGCTGTGGGAATGCATCTCCTCAGATGAAG gcccGGAACTTGCCTGTTTGGCTCCCCAACCAGGACGAGCCCCTTCCTGGCAGCAGCTGTGCCATCCAAGTTGGGGATAAAG TCCCCTATGACATCTGCCGGCCAGACCACTCAGTGTTGACCCTGCAGCTGCCTGTGACAGCCTCCGTGAGAGAGGTGATGGCAGCGTTGGCCCAGGAGGATGGCTGGACCAAGGGGCAGGTGCTGGTGAAGGTCAATTCTGCAGGTG ATGCCATTGGCCTGCAGCCAGATGCCCGTGGTGTGGCCACATCTCTGGGGCTCAATGAGCGTCTCTTTGTTGTCAACCCACAGGAAGTGCATGAGCTG ATCCCACACCCTGACCAGCTGGGGCCCACTGTGGGCTCTGCTGAGGGGCTGGACCTGGTGAGTGCCAAGGACCTGGCAGGCCAGCTGACGGACCACGACTGGAGCCTCTTCAACAGTATCCACCAG GTGGAGCTGATCCACTATGTGCTGGGCCCCCAGCATCTGCGGGATGTCACCACCGCCAACCTGGAGCGCTTCATGCGCCGCTTCAATGAGCTGCAGTACTGGGTGGCCACCGAGCTGTGTCTCTGCCCCGTGCCCGgcccccgggcccagctgctcaggaagttCATTAAGCTGGCGGCCCA CCTCAAGGAGCAGAAGAATCTCAATTCCTTCTTTGCCGTCATGTTTGGCCTCAGCAACTCGGCCATCAGCCGCCTAGCCCACACCTGGGAG CGGCTGCCTCACAAAGTCCGGAAGCTGTACTCCGCCCTCGAGAGGCTGCTG GATCCCTCATGGAACCACCGGGTATACCGACTGGCCCTCGCCAAGCTCTCCCCTCCTGTCATCCCCTTCATGCCCCTTCTTCTCAAAG ACATGACCTTCATTCATGAGGGAAACCACACACTAGTGGAGAATCTCATCAACTTTGAGAAGATG AGAATGATGGCCAGAGCCGCGCGGATGCTGCACCACTGCCGAAGCCACAACCCTG tgcctctctcaccactcagaAGCCGAGTTTCCCACCTCCACGAGGACAGCCAGGTGGCGAGGATTTCCACAT GCTCGGAGCAGTCCCTGAGCACCCGGAGTCCAGCCAGCACCTGGGCTTATGTCCAGCAGCTGAAGGTCATTGACAACCAGCGGGAACTCTCCCGCCTCTCCCGAGAGCTGGAGCCATGA